The nucleotide window TTGATCTTTGAGTAATCGTTGCCCTTATCCTTACCGCCAGCAATGAGGATAATCGGCTCCTTGAAACTGCCGAGTGCGTAATAGACTGAATCGACGTTCGTGGCCTTCGAGTCGTTGTAATACTTCACGCCGTTCAGTTCGCGCACGAACTCGATGCGGTGTTCGACGCCCTGAAATGTTCGTAGTGTCTCGCGGATGGCATCGAACTCGACTCCCATCGTTCGGGCCATAAGCGCGGCTGCCATTGCATTCATCAGGTTGTGCGGACCGGGAATGCCGATCTCCGCGCGGCTCATCAGTACTTCCCTTTCGCGACCGATGCGAAGCATGATGTCATCCCCTTGCAAGTAGGCGCCTTGCTTTAGCTCCTCCTTCAGCGAAAATCCCAGCGTGCGGACGCTTACTGTCTCAGCAACATTGCGCACCGTCTCGTCATCGTGATTATAGACGAAGACATCGTGTCCCTTCTGATTCTCGATGATTCGAAACTTGGACTGGATATACGCTTCGTAATTCTTGTAGCGGTCCAGATGATCCGGCGTGATGTTCAGAATGGCTGATACTTTAGGGCGGAATGTATCTATGGTATCCAGTTGGAAGCTCGAGACTTCGAGTACAACTACGGCTTTCTCTCCTTTCGCCTGATCGACAACTTCAGAGAATGCGATGCCGATGTTGCCGGCTACCAGCGTATTCCAACCGGCACGCTTGAAAATCTCACCGACGAGCGTGGTTGTCGTCGTCTTCCCGTTTGTGCCGGTAATGGCCAACACAGGCGCTTCGCATTGATCGAACGCGATCTCGATCTCACTCAAAATCTTGATGCCTTTTTCGTGTGCGAGCTTTACAATCGGCGCTTCCCGAGGAACGCCAGGACTAAGCACCACATAATCCGCTTCGAGCACCCGATGTGTATTCTCATCGAATTCATATTCGACACCGATCTCGTCCAATTCATAGGCTGCAGCGTCAAACTTCGACCGGTTGCCGCTCTCGGATAGAAACACTTTGGCCCTGCGCGTCTTGAGCAAGCGCGCGACCGCGAGGCCGGACTTCCCGGCTCCTAAGATCGAAAAACGTTTGCCACGAACAAGCATGGGGGTAAATAGTTGATAGTGGAGAGTGGTATAGTTGATAGAGGATAGTTGATAGTGAAGAGGATTGGTGATCCAATTAACTATCAACTATCCTCTATCAACTATCCACTACTTACCGTACCTTAAAGGTGGTCAGCGCGAGGATAGCGAGAATGATCGCCGCGATATACGCGCGGGTCACGATCTTCGACTCGGCCCAGCCGCAGAGTTCGAAATGATGATGCAGCGGTGCCATTCGGAATATTCGCCGTCCTTCGCCATAGATCTTGCGGGACGCCTTGAAATATC belongs to Bacteroidota bacterium and includes:
- the murD gene encoding UDP-N-acetylmuramoyl-L-alanine--D-glutamate ligase, producing MLVRGKRFSILGAGKSGLAVARLLKTRRAKVFLSESGNRSKFDAAAYELDEIGVEYEFDENTHRVLEADYVVLSPGVPREAPIVKLAHEKGIKILSEIEIAFDQCEAPVLAITGTNGKTTTTTLVGEIFKRAGWNTLVAGNIGIAFSEVVDQAKGEKAVVVLEVSSFQLDTIDTFRPKVSAILNITPDHLDRYKNYEAYIQSKFRIIENQKGHDVFVYNHDDETVRNVAETVSVRTLGFSLKEELKQGAYLQGDDIMLRIGREREVLMSRAEIGIPGPHNLMNAMAAALMARTMGVEFDAIRETLRTFQGVEHRIEFVRELNGVKYYNDSKATNVDSVYYALGSFKEPIILIAGGKDKGNDYSKIKDLVEQHVKAIVTVGKGAEKIEKFFKGMKPIHSAGMSMEEAVRLAKEAAAPGDIVLLSPACASFDMFENYEHRGRVFKELVNQL